Proteins found in one Quercus robur chromosome 2, dhQueRobu3.1, whole genome shotgun sequence genomic segment:
- the LOC126714084 gene encoding 15.7 kDa heat shock protein, peroxisomal — protein sequence MADAFFGYPFRRFFLSPTIFREWSGSTVLMDWLESPNAHIYKINVPGYSKDNIKVQIEDGNVLHIKGEGGKEEQHNAKDTVWLVAERGTGKEEFSREIELPENVKVDQIKAQVENGVLTITVPKDTTQKSSKVRNINITSKL from the exons ATGGCTGATGCGTTTTTTGGGTACCCCTTCAGGCGCTTCTTCTTGAGCCCTACGATCTTCCGTGAATGGTCTGGATCGACGGTCCTCATGGACTGGCTCGAATCCCCTAATGCCCACATCTACAAGATCAACGTTCCAG GTTACAGCAAAGATAACATAAAGGTGCAAATAGAGGATGGTAACGTTTTGCACATAAAAGGAGAAGGTGGGAAAGAGGAGCAGCACAATGCAAAAGACACTGTTTGGCTTGTAGCTGAGAGAGGGACAGGAAAGGAAGAGTTTTCTAGGGAAATTGAATTGCCGGAGAATGTGAAGGTGGATCAGATTAAGGCCCAAGTAGAGAATGGTGTTCTCACTATTACTGTCCCAAAAGATACTACCCAAAAGTCATCCAAAGTTAGAAACATCAACATTACTAGCAAGCTTTGA